Proteins encoded within one genomic window of Hermetia illucens chromosome 2, iHerIll2.2.curated.20191125, whole genome shotgun sequence:
- the LOC119648329 gene encoding protein LLP homolog, whose protein sequence is MGRKNRSRKRRDAMNLIKKERYAKKDLERLKKMLGIDDQGNVDMKDLSEVAVVKTAKQIKQEKRKKEEEEVQRELQEMDDKGENVEVVNEKTGKVHIYNTKTFKDQHGSYPPWFKPRKTERKTRKLLHARKQRFKQAWSTANVPL, encoded by the exons ATGGGACGCAAAAACAGGTCTCGAAAGCGCCGTGACGCAATGAACCTGATCAAAAAGGAACGCTATGCAAAAAAGGATCTGGAGCGCCTGAAAAAGATGCTTGGCATCGACGACCAGGGAAATGTCGACATGAAAGATTTGTCAGAGGTTGCCGTGGTTAAAACTGCAAAACAAATTAAGCAG GAAAAACGCAagaaggaagaggaggaagttCAGCGTGAGCTGCAGGAAATGGACGACAAAGGCGAAAACGTCGAAGTGGTCAACGAGAAGACCGGTAAAGTGCACATTTACAATACGAAAACGTTCAAGGATCAACACGGATCGTACCCACCGTGGTTCAAGCCCAGGAAGACCGAGAGGAAGACGAGGAAGTTGTTACACGCCAGAAAGCAGAGATTCAAGCAGGCCTGGTCCACGGCGAATGTCCCGCTCTGA